Part of the Geoalkalibacter ferrihydriticus DSM 17813 genome is shown below.
CACCCGCCAGAGAACGTCGAGAAGTGCGCCAAGGGACTCAACGAAGGGATCGAGACGGTTGCCGACGAGTTGCGCTGCGCCAGAGAGCAGGTCGCGAAGCAGCTCAATGAATACCTCTCGCCCTTGAAGAACGTCGAAAACGCCTTCCACCGCGTCGACGGCTACCTGAAGATGATCCAGACGGTGTACGAGGACCTGAGCCTCTATTCCAAGGCGCTGCGCGAGGTGGAAAACGCGGTCAACACGGCCGCCTCCTATGGGAAAAAGAAAGTCGAGTATCTCTTTACCTGGGTGGGTCGGCATACCTATCCGGATTTATATGAAAAGATCAAAAAGAAGCTGGACAGCGCCAACACATGCGTCAATCAGATGGTGGGCAAAATCGCGAATCTCGCACTCGCCCCCATGAGGCAGGCGGTCAGCACACTCGAGGACGAAGTCGCAAGAGAGGTGAACAGGATCCCGGAGATCGCGGCCCTCGAGGACGAAATGGCCTCCGCGCAGCGGACCTTGGAAAAACTTGAGCACGAAATGGTCGCTGCTGTTTCGGGGGAATGTGCCAAAATACTGGGAGAAAATCATTTTTCCTGCGGGTAATGGTGAAACTAACTTCTTGGGGTCGGACCAAGACAAGTGCCTAAAACTTAAAGAAAATCCCCTGAAATTACCCTTTGAAAACAGGCTATGGGGCGATTTTTGAGGGGGAAATCAGCGCATTAGGCAAAAGGAGGGGGATGGCAAGTTACCTGTCTTCGCAATCAGAGTTTGTTGAGGAGATAAAAGACGGTCTGGGGATCAGGGGCCGATACCGGGAAGTAAGAAATGCCGTCCGGGAGTGTATTTTGCGGGAAAACGAGCTTAGATGGGGCATTTTACAATCAAAAAGTGGTCTCTAAGGCTTCTGGGGCGGCTTTTTTTGCGAGGAAGTGACGCATTAACGCTATGTTGCGCAGGTCCGACCCGGCTTAGTTTCGATCGATCGGTGAGGTTTCGTCAATCTGCCACTGGTACGGGGATGGACGTTATGCGAGAAGCCCGATCACGGCGGAATGGAGGTGATGCGTGGCAGTACATGAAGGATCGGGCTTTGTCTCACGTGTGCTGACGACCATCGGTCTGGTGGTGCTGGCCGGGTTGACTGTCTACTTTTTCGGCCTGCTGGTCGAAGTTCTTCTGGTGATCTTTGCGGCAGTATTGCTGGCTGTCGCGATTACCGGCGTGCGTTGCATCATCCATGACCGTACGCCCCTGTCGGAGAGGTGGTCGCTGGTCGCTACCTATTTGCTGATCGTCGTACTGATGGCCGGTGCAGGCGCCGTGATCTGGCCCCAGCTTTCCGAGCAGATACCGAAGTTCATCGAAAAGGTTCCAGAAGCGTTTGAACAACTCAGCGAAATGGCTGGCCGGATGCCCTGGGTCGAGGGAGCGATTGAAAGCGTCGGTGACACTGACGGTGGCAGTGGCGGGAATAACAATGGCGACAGTGGTTTCAATATACCCAGCCATCTGCTAGGGGTTTTCTCCACCACGCTGGGCACCATCACCAACCTTTCCCTGATCGTTTTAATTGCTATCTATTTCACCCTGTCCCCGAAAGCCTACGTACAGAATCTGCTGATCCTGGTGCCCCGCGCCCAGCGTAAACGCGCCGAGGAAGTGATGCAGGCCCAGACCAAGAGCCTGCGTTTCTGGTTGCTGGGACGTCTGGTGTCCATGGTGTTCGTGGGCGTGTTGGCCGGGATTGGGCTCATGCTGCTGGGGGTGCCAATGGCCTTTACGCTGGGCCTGATTGCCGGAGTGGCAACGTTTATCCCTTACATCGGCCCGATTCTGGGCGCAATTCCGGCTCTGATGGTCGCGTTGCTGCAAGGCCCGATGTTTGTACTCTACGTGGCCATCCTCTATTTGGTGGTCGAGACTGCCGAAAGCAGCTTGATCGCCCCTTTGGCCAACAAAAAGGCGGTCCACATCGCCCCGGCCTACACCGTCATCATCCAGCTCGCCGGCGGCGTTATCGCCGGTATCCCCGGAGTCATAGTGGCAACCCCCCTGGCTGTGGTTGTCGCTGTCACCATCCAACTCCTCTACGTGGAAGATGTCCTGGGAGAAGATGTTGAGATATTGGGGAGTTGAATCAGGGAGGATTGTCCAAGGATCCGGGAGATCCCGGTCCAAACCAAACCGGCGCATGAGCCGGGCGTTGGGCACGAAGGTCCGATTGACAAAGTGTAGCCTTGTGGCTACGCGCTCTCAGGAGAACGAACTCCCGGATTCGACACCATCCTAAAAGTCCTGGCAGCGCTGGGTTTGAAGTTGCATGCGGAAGCGGTGCATATCCCTAATCATGCCCAACAAACTGCGCCGCCCGACGCCGCTATGCGGCACGGGTGAGCTCTGGTATTGTAAAGATCTCAGGTCCTAAAGGGTTGAAGCTGATCCGGGGATTTTACACACTATGTGCTGCCCTTTTGAGAATGGCCGAAAGCATGTCGAAAAATGCCCAAAGCGGGGCTTGGACCGATCAGATCGAGGCCTTGAAGAAAAAAATCCAGAAACTTGAGGAAGATCGCCAAAACGCACTGGAACAACTGCGCCGGCTGCAGGGATATCAGCATGCGGATAATGGCGTTTCCGATCAGTCTCGCACAGATAGTAAAATACGCGAGAATTCGGAAGTGCGATTTTTTATCGAGCAAGCTCCGGTAGCCATTGCGATGTTCGATCTTCAGATGCGCTATGTCGAAGCCAGTCAGCGCTGGCGCCAAGTTTTTGGGCTAGAAGACCGCAACCTCAAAGGGGTTTCCCACTACGAGATCTTCCCGGAAATTCCGGATATCTGGAAGGCGGCCCACCGCAGGGGGCTGACCGGAGAAGTGGTGACGGCCAGGGAGGATCGCTTCGAACGCGCTGATGGCAGCGTGCAATGGCTGCATTGGGAAATCCAACCCTGGCGTGAAATCTCTGGCGCGATAGGCGGCATCATCATTTTCTCTGAGGACATCACCGAGCGAAAACAGGCCGAGCTGGCGATCCGGGAGAGTGAAGAGAAATTTCGCGCTCTCAGCGAAGCCATGTCCCAGATGGTCTGGGCCTCTGACCTTTCGGGCAGGGCCAATTACTTTAATTCCAAGTGGTTCTCCTACACAGGGCAGAGCTATGAGGAAGCGAAAAATCTCGGTTGGTTGAACACTCTGCACCCCGAAGACGTGCCGCATGCCCAGGAGAGGTGGACCTTTGCGGTGGCCAACCGCGAGCCCTATGAAGTCGAATATCGGATCAGGGGAAAAGATGGCCGCTACCGTTGGTTTCTCTCCCTGGGGGTCCCGAAGCAAGGGCCATCATCTGAAGTCGAGCGCTGGATCGGCACCTGCACGAATATCAGCGCCCAAAAGGAACTCGAACAGGAACTGATTGCCGCCAGAGAAGCGGCTGAAGACGCGAGCCGCGCGAAAAGCGAATTTTTGGCCAATACCAGCCATGAGATCCGCACACCCATGACCGTTTTTATGGCGGCCATTGAGCATCTGCTGCAGATCGACACAAATCCCGAAAGGCGGGAACTATTGCAGATGGCCGAAGCCTCGTCAGAGCGCCTGCGAAACCTTATCGAAGATATCCTTGATTTCTCCCGGATCGAAGCAAGAAAGCTGGAGATCGAAAATACCCCTTTCTGCCTGCGCGACTGCATTCGCGAAGTGCTCGACATGTTCACCATGGCTGCTCAGAAAAAGAGCCTCCGGTTAGAGCTGAATGTGGCTCATGACATCCCTGACAAAGTCATTGGCGACTCTCACCGGCTTGGGCAGGTACTGGTCAACCTGATCGGCAATGCCGTCAAGTTCACCCACCAAGGAGAGATTGTCCTATCCGTGCGCCCCCAAAATGAGTGCTTGGAATTTGCCATCGCCGACACGGGTATTGGTATCCCGCTTGAGAAACAGGAGATTCTTTTCCAAAGTTTCAGTCAGGCTGACAGCTCCCTGACCCGCCGGTATGGCGGTTCGGGGCTGGGTTTGGCGATCTGCAAGGGCTTGGTGGAACTGATGGGCGGAGAAATAACGGTTCGAAACAGAAAGGGTGGCGGAAGCGTTTTCACTTTTACCGTGCCCTTGAAATATCCAAATGCGCCGGAACCTTCTGGAGCGGGGGATGGCGCTGTGACGGAAGGATCAAACTCGGCAGTGCGCATTCTCCATCCTTAACTCACCGAAATGTGCCAAGGCATCGTGGAAGGGCAGCAGGAGGAGATCGACCAGATGCAAGAATGGCTGATGGAATGGTATGGATTCTGTAATTACGGTCCCACTTGCATTCTTCCCAGGTACTCTCTCCATATGCCCAGAAAACCTCGCATTCTTTATCCAGGCGCGCCTTACTGACAGAACTGGGCGCAATCCATGGAGGGGACGCCACCTCTCTGAGCTCTGCCGCAAGGCGTTTCACTACGCGGATCCGGGCAGATGCAGCTCTGCAGCAGAAAATCGTTCAGATGCAGGAGATGGATTGCCCAGTTTGCTGGTTTACAAGCCTGACCCGGATCTCGCAACAGGGCTTCGAGATCAGGATTGAAGGAATCTGCCGATTGACAATAATTTACTAATGAGGTATCAAGACAAAACTGCATTTTCAGAGGGGGGCTGAAGATGAGGGAATCATCACACTGATTATCAAACGCCACCGCGTCGGCATTATGCCGGTCGGTGGCGTTTTTCTGTTTCAAGCATTGTACATTTGTGAGGGGGGTATGATCAACAGGGGAGGGCGGCAAAGACAGGCGCACCATGTTGCCGCAGTCGTTGGTGCCTGCTTTAAGAGAGCATATGAACCATGTTAAGAAGGTTCATGAAAAAGACCTGAACGATGGCTGGGGGAGGGTGCCGTTACCAAACGCCCTTGACCGGAAATACCCGAAAGCGTCATGGGATTGGCGCTGGCAGTGGGTTTTCCCCCAGGGCAACCGCTGGAAAAACAAGAAGACCGGCGAAGAGGGGCGGCATCATATACACGAAACCATTCTGCAGCGGGCCGTTCGAGAGGCAGTTTTTAAATCCGAAGTGGTTAAGCGAGTCGGCTGCCACACCTTTCGCCACTGTTTTGCCACCCATTTGTTGGAAGCGGGTTATGACATTCGAACCATTCAGGAACTATTGGGGCATAAAGATATCAGTACCACCATGATTTACACACACGTTTTGAATAAGGGCGGAAAGGGAGTCAGCAGCCCTTTGGATGGACTTTGAACCAGCTTAGGCATATCTGTATATACCAGTCACGGTAAAGGCATTAGTGACTGCAACATGCCGAAGTATTTGGCAAATGCGGGTTTGTCAGCAATTCAGTCGGGAATTATATACAGCTCGGACTTTCTGTGTTTACTTTTATATACAGAACTGTCTATTTATTGTTAGAAATTTAAAAGGAGAATAAAGAAAAAATGGGCATCACTGAGGTTTTTTTAAATGTAATTTCTAGCATTGTCGCTAACAAAATCAGTGAAAAGATTCCACCCATTAACAAAGAAGAATCAAAAAGTATAAATTCGACGATTATTGAAGAGAACATAAGCAAAAACGAATATTATCTCAAAGCTAAGCCACTGGGGGATGGCTGGGATAGTTTCTACAAAATTATGCCTAGCCTATTAAAAAGCATAGAATCTGTAAATATTTTTTTGTTTATCGAAGCGCAGCCGAGCACTTTTTATAACCTTGTATCAATTGTCATTGAAGACAATCGAACCGGTGACTGGTTTCCATTTGGGCAGAAAATTTCTTTTCAGGGGAATCATGGCGGTTGGGCAATGACAGAAAACTTTTATAATTGCCTAAAAAAAGCAACAGAAGATCATAAAGATATAAAAATGAGTATTAGGGTAGCAAAAAACGAGGACCTGAAAGGTTTGCTTGAGGGTGTGATTACTTGGGCGAATTTTAAAGACAAAAGTATTCCAGCCTTTATAACCGAAGACATGCATTATAAACAACTTAGAGACAGATTCATAAATGAACTTGTTGATAAAAAGAATTTCTAACACAAGCATGAACACGGACTGTTGAATCAGCCGCGGTTCTCGAAAAGGACTCTACTAAATTGAACCAGTACGACGCAGCCGGTTATTCAAATCCGTTAGGCTGAATCCAGATTTGAGAATACTTCAATGAAAAGAATAGAAATAACTATATCTGTTTTTGCTCTTGTTGTTGCCATTACAAGCGCATCTTTTTCGTTGTATACCTATTTTCAACAGCAAAACATTATGTATCTGGAAAAAATTGAGAATATAGGAAAAGACTATGTGGGCATGATGCTGAATGAACATTTTATTCAAATAAACACAAAGATAGTGAACATAAGAGCAAAGCACCCAAACTGGTCTGAGCTTGAACAGACTTTTGAGGACGATCCACAGGCAGATAACAGCTGTTCCGGTGCAGGAAATTTAATAGATAATTACAGACGTCTATACTTTGAAAGGCTTTCGGACTTGGTTAAGCTCTATAATTCATCACGTCGAAAGGACGAAATAAAAAAGATTCACATGTTCAGTGAAGAGTTGGGTATGTATACTGTAACACTGATCCAGGCCGCAGAAGATGTTGAAACTAATTTGAGCTTGTACGACAATTGTTTAAAGAAAGCCCAATCAAGGAAAAGATAGTGACTTATTCAAATTTGCCTAATTGCCCCGTTAGCGCAACGAACAAAGGAGAAAGAAATGAACTTAGCAGATATAAAAAAAATGAGTACAGTCGAACGATTAAAAACTATGGAGGCGCTCTGGGATTCTCTTTTATATGAGAATGAGGAAATGGAAAGCCCGGAATGGCATGAAAAAATTGTCGAAAAACGGCAAGCAAAAATTAACAGCGGAAAAGCAAAATTTATCAGCTTGTCGGAATTGAAAGCGATCCGAAACCAATGAAGATCAATGACGTCTTTATTTTGGAAGAAGCCGTTGATGATATGAGTGAAGGGAAAGATTTTTATAACCTCAGAGAATTCGGGGTCGGTGAATATTTTTGGGATTCATTGATTTCCGATATTGAATCACTGATCATTTATGCAGGAATTCATAAGAGGGGGTTCGGTTTGTATAAAATGTTTGCCAAGCGATTCCCTTATGCCATTTATTATGAAATCGAAAACAATTTTGCTTATGTCGTCGCAGTATTACCCATGCGCCGAGATCCAGCATGGATTGTCGAGCAAATAGGGGATAGGCGCTAACCCGCCAGTCCACCGGATTGCCATTACGCTGCCGCTCCATGGCCACCGGTGACCGGCAACGTCAGCGCCGTAAACATATTTAATCACATTTATTTAGGATTTATATATGAGCAACCAAATTGAAGACAAAATGCTGAGTCTTTATCCAATAGACTACCCATTCGAAACGTTGGTAAATAGAATCAACGCAAGACCGGCTAAGTTAAAGTTAGACCCTGATTTCCAAAGAAAATATAAGTGGGATAATGATGGATGGGTAAGGTCGTCGAAGTTTATTGAGTCCTGTTTAATGAGGATACCTCTCCCATCATGTTACTTTGCTGAGGATGATGATGGCAACCACATGGTGATTGATGGACTGCAGCGTTTAACAACAATTAATAGATTTTTCAATGATGAGTTTGCACTAGAGGGGCTTACAAAGTTTAAGGAACTTGAGGGGTTGAAGTTTTCTGAAATAGGCCAATTTCAAACAGAGCTAGAGACAACTACAATTCGATGCATCGTTCTGAGAAAAGATAATCCGAAGAGTCTGATTCGTGAAATTTTTTCTAGGCTAAACCAGGGGGCTGTTGAACTGTCTGATCAAGAAATTAGGCATGCTATCTACCCAGGATCACTGGATATGCTACTTGCTGAACTTGCCTCTGCACCCGCCATTTCTAGATTTGGTATGGCCGAGAATAACGAGAATGAAAAAGATGGGCTTGAGCCAGAAGAACAAGTTTTGCGGTTTTTTGCATTTTCTGATGACAAAAACTTGGAGAAATTCACAAGTAATCTAAAAGGGTTTCTCGATGACTATATGGAGGCCAACTCAGAGCTGGATGATGAAAAAATTTCTGAGCATAGAGAGCGATTCAATAAAGCCTTGAGTATTTGTGAAGGGGTATTTGGAGAGGATGCATTTG
Proteins encoded:
- a CDS encoding AI-2E family transporter, which produces MAVHEGSGFVSRVLTTIGLVVLAGLTVYFFGLLVEVLLVIFAAVLLAVAITGVRCIIHDRTPLSERWSLVATYLLIVVLMAGAGAVIWPQLSEQIPKFIEKVPEAFEQLSEMAGRMPWVEGAIESVGDTDGGSGGNNNGDSGFNIPSHLLGVFSTTLGTITNLSLIVLIAIYFTLSPKAYVQNLLILVPRAQRKRAEEVMQAQTKSLRFWLLGRLVSMVFVGVLAGIGLMLLGVPMAFTLGLIAGVATFIPYIGPILGAIPALMVALLQGPMFVLYVAILYLVVETAESSLIAPLANKKAVHIAPAYTVIIQLAGGVIAGIPGVIVATPLAVVVAVTIQLLYVEDVLGEDVEILGS
- a CDS encoding PAS domain-containing sensor histidine kinase, with the protein product MSKNAQSGAWTDQIEALKKKIQKLEEDRQNALEQLRRLQGYQHADNGVSDQSRTDSKIRENSEVRFFIEQAPVAIAMFDLQMRYVEASQRWRQVFGLEDRNLKGVSHYEIFPEIPDIWKAAHRRGLTGEVVTAREDRFERADGSVQWLHWEIQPWREISGAIGGIIIFSEDITERKQAELAIRESEEKFRALSEAMSQMVWASDLSGRANYFNSKWFSYTGQSYEEAKNLGWLNTLHPEDVPHAQERWTFAVANREPYEVEYRIRGKDGRYRWFLSLGVPKQGPSSEVERWIGTCTNISAQKELEQELIAAREAAEDASRAKSEFLANTSHEIRTPMTVFMAAIEHLLQIDTNPERRELLQMAEASSERLRNLIEDILDFSRIEARKLEIENTPFCLRDCIREVLDMFTMAAQKKSLRLELNVAHDIPDKVIGDSHRLGQVLVNLIGNAVKFTHQGEIVLSVRPQNECLEFAIADTGIGIPLEKQEILFQSFSQADSSLTRRYGGSGLGLAICKGLVELMGGEITVRNRKGGGSVFTFTVPLKYPNAPEPSGAGDGAVTEGSNSAVRILHP
- a CDS encoding addiction module protein; the protein is MNLADIKKMSTVERLKTMEALWDSLLYENEEMESPEWHEKIVEKRQAKINSGKAKFISLSELKAIRNQ
- a CDS encoding DUF262 domain-containing protein; the protein is MSNQIEDKMLSLYPIDYPFETLVNRINARPAKLKLDPDFQRKYKWDNDGWVRSSKFIESCLMRIPLPSCYFAEDDDGNHMVIDGLQRLTTINRFFNDEFALEGLTKFKELEGLKFSEIGQFQTELETTTIRCIVLRKDNPKSLIREIFSRLNQGAVELSDQEIRHAIYPGSLDMLLAELASAPAISRFGMAENNENEKDGLEPEEQVLRFFAFSDDKNLEKFTSNLKGFLDDYMEANSELDDEKISEHRERFNKALSICEGVFGEDAFVNPTVAKKRKGLVHYDLVMTTVGELSEDIANQKATAIREAYATLCESEEFKRTLAGGLQDKSRIVRRRNKWSELLKAVVDA